A genome region from Oncorhynchus masou masou isolate Uvic2021 chromosome 14, UVic_Omas_1.1, whole genome shotgun sequence includes the following:
- the LOC135554215 gene encoding caspase recruitment domain-containing protein 10-like has translation MSGITVLVKDYDTGQEEGRPVSPFSEECCEELWDRVEGVRHKLTRILNPAKLTPYLRQCKVIDEQDEDEVLNSTQYPLRISKAGRLIDILHGRGQRGLQAFMESLEFYHPEQYTQLTGQQPTQRCSIILDEEGPEGLTQFLLLEVRKLREQLRGSQVCERRLSQRCRVAEEERSRAERKTLDLRHDRLQMERLRQDWEAGSRELGRLKDRHLEQAVKYSHALEDQAKASARERELLEQMEQLKTRLMEAEKETDSSPVSIAPVRRNRSVAHRTNEAPAVPEKREKPLQHIDIQKSGHIETQALLDILKQDRREAAEQRHELCGNIARLQGELESSEDFRDKLESQCEQLQLKVRTLQLDWETEQKRSISYFNQIMELEKERDQALRSRDSLQLEYTDCLLDKNRLRKRIAELQANLEQQQRELEKEKDRSREQSSPCMHCSHLSLCSEDQCYGPCCSLDLSPLPNGTHQLLCKSPSTDQTHDHSEGSRSNSEENLLTPTVDSERDVNRLSIFPFPPCMNSINRRVNIEFDLDSWGSDENETLTGVQSEVSLSNSCSSLHSHLFPPDLINLPPVPPHKPNYSSLGFVPLSPVPSPPTTPKRGRGSLADDITIIGGNCTGIFVSSVRAGSPAEQCGLKEGSELLELEKVMFGGGSVLMGQCTGEVAHFSLQWWREPSSLKHQINTEAYSKLCAQLPSPTFHGADSFYVRVNLDLDPHSDLPCLGVRCDDIIHVTDTRYNGKYQWRCTLVNPRTAKPLQAGIMPNYNRAQQLLLVRLRTIALEQKDFKKKVSKKGSERVRLVKAVSPSCRGIGSTPQVLYTLSNRHEEHLIPYSMVQPIQVKTKRPVIFSPSLLSRGLIERLLQPAKSGLDFNTCQPEPIQATERNDKSVFLLDASTPEQALGISLQSIQDVISQDKHCLLELGLSCVEGLLRQGIYPIVINIRPKNKKHKKLKKLLTRRGEDGMMEEVCQADEQQLETLPLLYHTLESSTWSCTEDLLLAIRNVIHSQQKALLWVELERLQ, from the exons ATGAGTG GCATCACAGTATTGGTGAAGGATTATGACACGGGACAAGAAGAGGGGCGGCCGGTGTCCCCGTTCTCTGAGGAGTGCTGTGAGGAGCTGTGGGACCGGGTGGAGGGGGTGAGGCACAAGCTGACCCGCATCCTGAACCCAGCCAAGCTCACCCCCTACCTGAGGCAGTGCAAGGTCATCGACGAGCAGGATGAGGATGAGGTCCTCAACTCCACCCAGTACCCACTACGTATCAGCAAGgctg GACGTTTGATTGACATCCTGCATGGGCGGGGCCAGCGTGGCCTCCAGGCCTTCATGGAGTCTTTGGAGTTCTACCACCCCGAGCAATACACTCAGCTCACTGGACAACAGCCCACCCAGCGCTGCTCCATCATCTTGG ATGAGGAGGGTCCAGAGGGCCTGACTCAGTTCCTGCTGCTTGAGGTGCGTAAGCTGAGGGAGCAGCTGCGGGGGAGCCAAGTGTGTGAGCGCCGCCTGTCCCAGCGTTGCCGTGTGGCCGAGGAGGAGCGCAGCCGGGCTGAACGCAAGACACTGGACCTACGACATGACCGGCTGCAGATGGAGAG GCTGCGTCAGGACTGGGAGGCAGGCAGCAGGGAGCTGGGCCGGCTGAAGGACAGGCACCTGGAACAGGCTGTGAAATACTCTCATGCCCTGGAGGATCAGGCCAAGGCCTCCGCACGTGAGAGAGAGCTACTGGAAcag ATGGAGCAGCTGAAGACCAGACTgatggaggcagagaaagagactgACAGTAGTCCTGTCTCTATTGCTCCAGTCAGAAGGAACAGGAGTGTCGCCCATCGGACGAACGAAGCCCCCGCTGTTCCCGAGAAGAGGGAGAAGCCACTGCAGCACATTGACATTCAGAAGTCAGGTCACATTGAAACACAG GCTCTGTTGGACATCCTGAAGCAGGACCGCAGGGAGGCAGCAGAGCAGAGACACGAGCTGTGTGGCAACATCGCCAGACTACAGGGAGAGCTGGAGAGCTCTGAGGATTTCAGGGACAAG cTGGAGTCTCAGTGTGAGCAGCTGCAGCTGAAGGTGAGGACTCTGCAGCTGGACTGGGAGACGGAACAGAAAAGGAGCATTTCCTACTTCAACCAGATTAtggagctggagaaggagagggaccaG GCTCTGCGCAGTCGAGATAGCCTGCAGTTGGAGTATACTGACTGCCTATTGGACAAGAACCGCCTGCGCAAACGCATCGCAGAGCTTCAGGCCAATCTagagcagcagcagagagagctggagaaagagaaggacagGAGCAGGGAGCAGAGTTCGCCCTGTATGCACTGT tctcacctgtctctgtgcaGCGAAGACCAGTGCTACGGGCCCTGCTGCTCCCTCGACCTCAGCCCTCTGCCCAACGGCACTCACCAGCTGCTCTGCAAG TCTCCCTCTACAGACCAAACCCATGACCACTCTGAAG GTTCCCGCTCAAACTCAGAGGAGAATCTCTTGACACCA ACAGTGGACAGTGAGAGGGATGTTAACAGGCTCTCCatcttccccttccctccctgCATGAACTCCATCAACCGCAGGGTCAACATAGA GTTTGACCTGGACTCCTGGGGCAGTGATGAGAATGAGACCCTCACAG GAGTCCAGAGTGAGGTCTCCCTGTCGAACTCCTGTAGCTCCCTGCATTCCCACCTCTTCCCCCCTGACCTCATCAACCTGCCCCCTGTCCCACCTCACAAACCCAACTACAGCAGTCTCGG TTTCGTGCCCCTGTCCCCCGTACCTAGTCCCCCCACTACGCCCAAAAGAGGAAGAGGCAGCCTGGCAGATGACATCACCATCATTGGGGGCAACTGCACAGGCATCTTTGTTAGCAGCGTCAGAGCTGGTTCTCCTGCTGAGCAGTGTGGTCTGAAGGAGGGCAGTGAGTTACTGGAG CTGGAAAAGGTTATGTTTGGTGGGGGCAGTGTGCTGATGGGCCAGTGCACTGGAGAGGTGGCACACTTCTCTCTGCAGTGGTGGAGAGAGCCCTCTTCTCTCAAACACCAGATCAACACAGAGG CCTACTCCAAGTTATGTGCCCAGCTCCCTTCTCCTACCTTCCACGGTGCTGACTCCTTCTACGTGCGCGTCAACCTGGACCTGGACCCTCATAGCGACCTGCCCTGTCTGGGGGTGCGCTGTGATGACATCATACACGTCACTGACACCCGTTACAATGGGAAGTACCAGTGGCGCTGCACCCTGGTGAACCCCCGCACAGCCAAGCCCTTGCAGGCGGGGATCATGCCCAATTACAACAG AGCCCAGCAGCTGTTATTGGTGAGGTTACGTACCATAGCCCTGGAGCAGAAGGATTTCAAGAAGAAA GTATCCAAGAAGGGCTCTGAGCGTGTGCGATTGGTCAAGGCTGTGTCCCCCAGCTGTCGTGGGATTGGTTCCACCCCACAGGTCCTTTACACACTCAGCAACC GTCACGAGGAGCACCTGATTCCTTACAGTATGGTCCAGCCAATACAGGTCAAGACCAAACGGCCTGtcatcttctccccctccctactcTCTCGAGGCCTCATAGAGAGACTGCTTCAGCCAGCAAAGTCTGGACTGGACTTCAACACCTGccaaccag AGCCAATCCAGGCCACAGAGAGAAATGATAAGAGTGTTTTCCTGCTAGATGCTTCCACCCCAGAGCAGGCTCTTGGAATCAGTCTGCAGTCTATTCAGGATGTAATAAGCCAG GACAAGCACTGTCTGTTGGAGCTGGGCCTGAGTTGTGTGGAGGGCCTTCTGAGGCAGGGGATCTACCCTATCGTCATTAATATCCGACCCAAGAACAAAAAACACAAGAAGCTAAA GAAGTTGCTGACCAGACGAGGGGAGGATGGCATGATGGAGGAGGTGTGTCAGGCGGACGAGCAGCAGCTGGAGACCCTGCCCCTGCTCTACCACACTTTGGAATCCAGCACCTGGAGCTGCACCGAGGATCTGCTTCTCGCCATACGCAATGTCATCCACAGCCAGCAGAAGGCACTGCTGTGGGTTGAGTTGGAAAGGCTCCAATAG